The Lacrimispora xylanolytica genome has a segment encoding these proteins:
- a CDS encoding S8 family peptidase: protein MQKIVDENYYDLIISNVMIPYYDTGDNITNMNLRHSLAHIPVDSQNPCNLGTYPYNAFPSVLTLSSTISLEKSGVGTVQRNPYLALFGRGILVAVIDTGIDYRHQSFLYNDGTTRIISLWDQTIQEGPPPEGFTYGTEYTREHINVALRSEDPLSIVPSVDNNGHGTAIASVIAGKPNQDQSFSGVVPEAELLIVKLKPAKNNLKRIFFVPEDAECYQESDLIIGINYVISVAIRLNRPVAICIAMGTNQSSHDGRGATSYYTNFLAQQPQTGITITTGNEANKRRHYFKNTTTEPFNDAFELSVTESDKLFAIELWPFAPARLSVQITSPNQETTGVVLPSLGECREFIFPNSQSGVWINNYIFEEETGDQLILMRFQNPIQGIWNIRVENLDNEAFSFHAWLPSGDLISEETFFVNSNPDTTITSPGNATYPLTVTAYNQFNDSILPESGRGFTRTGYVKPDISAPGFQLTCAVPGNSYGTITGSGCAAAHAAGIVAMVFEWAVPRGNYTNITGNDVNRLIIRGAQRNSAFTYPNNIWGYGQIEVNRLFEGLTNI, encoded by the coding sequence ATGCAAAAAATAGTGGATGAAAACTATTATGATCTGATTATCAGTAATGTTATGATTCCATACTATGACACCGGGGACAATATTACAAACATGAATTTGAGGCATTCTCTGGCACATATTCCTGTTGATTCCCAGAATCCCTGTAACTTAGGTACCTACCCATACAATGCATTTCCTTCTGTACTTACCTTAAGCTCAACCATCAGTTTGGAAAAATCCGGAGTTGGAACGGTTCAGAGGAATCCTTATCTCGCTCTATTTGGAAGAGGAATTCTTGTTGCAGTCATTGACACAGGGATTGATTATCGGCATCAATCATTTTTGTATAATGACGGAACCACCCGCATTATTTCCTTGTGGGATCAGACCATTCAGGAGGGACCGCCTCCGGAGGGCTTTACCTATGGGACTGAATATACCAGAGAACATATTAATGTAGCGCTCAGGTCAGAAGACCCCTTATCTATTGTTCCTTCTGTTGATAACAATGGACATGGAACTGCAATTGCCAGTGTAATAGCGGGAAAGCCAAATCAGGATCAATCCTTTAGCGGCGTTGTGCCAGAAGCAGAGCTGCTGATTGTGAAGCTAAAGCCTGCAAAGAATAATTTGAAAAGAATCTTTTTTGTACCGGAAGATGCCGAATGCTATCAGGAATCAGATTTGATTATTGGCATAAATTATGTGATTTCCGTTGCCATCCGGCTGAACCGGCCAGTGGCAATTTGCATTGCAATGGGAACAAATCAGTCAAGCCATGATGGAAGAGGTGCTACCAGCTATTATACAAACTTCCTGGCACAGCAGCCGCAGACTGGAATCACCATAACAACTGGAAATGAAGCCAATAAGCGCAGACATTATTTTAAGAATACAACCACGGAACCTTTTAACGATGCATTTGAGTTAAGTGTAACAGAAAGCGATAAGCTGTTTGCCATTGAGTTATGGCCTTTTGCTCCTGCAAGGCTTTCTGTTCAGATAACCTCGCCCAATCAGGAAACGACCGGAGTGGTGCTCCCGTCTTTGGGAGAGTGCAGAGAATTTATTTTTCCTAACAGTCAAAGCGGCGTATGGATCAATAACTATATATTTGAGGAAGAAACAGGAGATCAGCTCATACTAATGCGTTTTCAAAACCCCATTCAGGGAATCTGGAATATACGTGTGGAAAATCTGGATAACGAAGCTTTTTCCTTTCACGCATGGCTTCCGTCCGGCGACTTAATCTCAGAAGAGACCTTTTTTGTCAATTCGAATCCGGATACTACAATCACCTCTCCAGGAAATGCGACATACCCTTTGACAGTAACTGCTTACAATCAATTCAATGACAGCATTTTGCCGGAATCGGGAAGAGGATTTACAAGAACAGGATATGTAAAACCAGACATATCTGCACCAGGATTTCAGCTTACATGCGCAGTTCCTGGAAATAGTTACGGTACTATAACCGGAAGCGGCTGTGCAGCAGCTCATGCAGCAGGAATCGTTGCCATGGTCTTTGAATGGGCAGTACCCAGAGGGAATTATACCAATATCACAGGAAATGATGTAAACCGGCTTATTATCCGTGGGGCCCAGCGAAACAGTGCATTTACCTATCCCAATAATATCTGGGGTTACGGACAGATAGAGGTAAACCGCTTGTTTGAGGGGCTCACCAATATTTGA
- a CDS encoding DUF4160 domain-containing protein, whose protein sequence is MPPHFHAEYNEHKALVDIINIQVIKGSFPNKQLRLILAWCTIHQDELMQNWELTKDQKPLNRINPLI, encoded by the coding sequence ATGCCACCACATTTTCATGCAGAATACAATGAGCATAAAGCATTGGTTGACATTATTAATATACAAGTTATAAAAGGTTCATTTCCCAATAAACAATTAAGATTAATCCTTGCGTGGTGTACCATTCATCAAGATGAATTAATGCAAAACTGGGAACTTACAAAAGACCAAAAACCGCTAAATAGAATCAATCCATTAATATAG
- a CDS encoding DUF2442 domain-containing protein — protein sequence MQDYFPVVVQVIPLDNYHVQVFFDNGKIVEYDATSILQGDVFRPLRDIQTFKDTCTVLNDTLAWDLSGDRNPCECIDLDPFTLYELESINHLIA from the coding sequence ATGCAAGATTATTTTCCGGTAGTTGTACAAGTAATACCACTAGACAACTATCATGTACAAGTATTTTTTGATAATGGGAAGATAGTTGAATACGATGCAACAAGTATTCTACAAGGTGATGTTTTTAGACCTCTGCGAGATATACAAACGTTCAAAGACACATGTACTGTATTAAATGATACTCTTGCATGGGATTTATCAGGGGATAGGAACCCATGTGAATGCATAGACCTTGACCCGTTCACACTTTATGAACTGGAATCCATTAATCACTTAATCGCATAA
- a CDS encoding SEC-C metal-binding domain-containing protein — protein sequence MTILENWRNLAYGEGLDDKGKEELWTEYFVIEKGIYEHILSKPEEVIEESVEDLAKRYGTNVQTITGFLDGINDSLKGYENPIETMDEKTVVKIEIDPEKLYYNMVEAKAEWLYNLPQWETILTEEKKKELYKKQKASGTIVKGAKIGRNDPCPCGSGKKYKKCCGANQ from the coding sequence ATGACTATTTTAGAAAATTGGAGAAATCTGGCTTATGGTGAAGGGCTGGATGATAAAGGCAAAGAAGAATTATGGACCGAGTATTTCGTGATCGAAAAAGGAATCTATGAGCATATACTTTCAAAACCAGAGGAAGTGATTGAAGAAAGCGTTGAGGATCTTGCAAAAAGATACGGAACCAATGTTCAGACAATCACCGGATTTTTAGATGGAATCAACGACAGCTTAAAAGGCTATGAAAATCCAATTGAGACCATGGATGAAAAGACTGTAGTCAAGATCGAGATTGATCCTGAAAAGCTTTATTACAATATGGTAGAGGCAAAGGCAGAATGGCTGTATAATCTTCCTCAGTGGGAAACTATACTGACAGAAGAAAAGAAAAAAGAACTCTATAAGAAGCAGAAAGCTTCCGGAACCATTGTTAAGGGAGCAAAAATCGGAAGAAACGATCCATGTCCTTGCGGAAGCGGCAAGAAGTATAAAAAGTGCTGCGGAGCTAACCAGTAA
- a CDS encoding class I SAM-dependent DNA methyltransferase, whose product MEAYEGFAEVYDLFMDNIPYKDWCEYVAGLLKDYGINDGLVLDLGCGTGSLTELLSERGYDMIGVDSSEDMLQIAMDKRAESGNDILYLMQDMREFELYGTVRAVISICDCMNYILEQEELTQVFKLVNNYLDPGGIFVFDLNTVYKYEALMGDSTIAEDREECSFIWDNFYDKETGINEYGLSLFIRQEDDLYRKHTEYHYQRAYTMDEIKQAIKDSGMEFLEAYDAFTRMPVKENSERIYIVAREHGKEI is encoded by the coding sequence ATGGAAGCTTACGAAGGGTTTGCAGAGGTTTATGATCTGTTTATGGATAACATTCCCTACAAAGACTGGTGTGAATACGTTGCCGGACTATTAAAAGATTATGGAATCAATGACGGACTTGTTCTGGATTTAGGCTGTGGAACCGGAAGCCTCACCGAGCTTTTATCAGAGCGTGGCTATGATATGATTGGTGTTGACAGCTCTGAGGACATGCTGCAGATCGCCATGGATAAAAGGGCAGAGTCTGGAAACGATATTCTATATCTTATGCAGGATATGAGGGAATTCGAGCTTTACGGTACGGTTCGGGCAGTGATAAGCATTTGCGACTGCATGAATTATATCCTGGAGCAGGAGGAATTGACCCAGGTATTCAAGCTGGTAAATAATTATCTTGATCCTGGCGGGATCTTTGTTTTTGATCTGAATACAGTATATAAATATGAAGCGCTTATGGGAGACTCTACGATTGCAGAGGACCGGGAGGAATGCAGCTTTATCTGGGATAATTTCTATGATAAGGAAACCGGAATCAACGAATATGGGCTTTCTCTGTTTATCAGGCAGGAGGACGATTTATACCGGAAGCATACAGAATATCATTACCAGAGAGCTTATACCATGGATGAGATCAAACAGGCAATTAAGGATTCCGGTATGGAATTTTTGGAAGCTTACGATGCCTTTACCAGAATGCCAGTAAAGGAAAACAGTGAACGGATTTATATTGTAGCAAGGGAACATGGAAAGGAGATATAA
- the hslO gene encoding Hsp33 family molecular chaperone HslO, with protein sequence MSDYIVRATAGDHQIRAFAATTREMVEEARKAHNTSPVATAALGRLLTAGSMMGIMMKGEDDILTIKIQGSGPIEGLTVTSDSKGNVKGYVFNPDVMLPPNQAGKLDVGGAVGEGVLSVIKDIGLKEPYLGQTILVGGEIAEDLTYYYATSEQTPSSVALGVLMNKENTVRQAGGFIIQLLPGASDEMIDNLEKKLGEITSITTLLDEGQTPEMILEHILGEFGVDIMERIPTRFHCNCDKSRVEKALISIGRKELQEMIDDGKNIDVNCHFCNKNYEFTVEDLKDLYEKATR encoded by the coding sequence ATGTCTGATTATATAGTAAGAGCGACGGCAGGAGATCATCAGATCCGTGCATTTGCAGCAACGACCAGAGAGATGGTGGAAGAGGCAAGAAAAGCTCACAATACAAGTCCCGTGGCGACAGCTGCTTTGGGAAGACTTTTGACAGCCGGAAGCATGATGGGAATCATGATGAAAGGGGAAGACGATATCCTGACAATAAAGATTCAGGGAAGCGGTCCTATCGAGGGGCTTACCGTCACTTCTGATTCCAAAGGAAATGTAAAAGGCTATGTGTTTAATCCGGATGTCATGTTACCGCCAAATCAGGCAGGAAAGCTTGATGTAGGAGGCGCTGTAGGAGAAGGTGTGCTTAGTGTTATTAAGGACATTGGCTTAAAGGAGCCGTATTTGGGACAGACCATACTGGTAGGAGGAGAGATTGCTGAGGATCTTACTTACTATTATGCAACCTCTGAGCAGACTCCGTCTTCCGTTGCTTTGGGTGTCCTGATGAATAAGGAAAATACAGTAAGACAGGCAGGAGGCTTTATTATTCAGCTTCTTCCCGGAGCATCTGATGAGATGATAGACAATCTTGAAAAGAAGCTTGGAGAAATCACTTCCATTACCACTCTTCTTGATGAGGGGCAAACTCCGGAGATGATTTTAGAGCACATTTTAGGAGAGTTTGGTGTGGATATCATGGAACGGATTCCTACGAGATTCCACTGCAACTGTGATAAATCAAGAGTGGAAAAGGCTTTGATCAGCATTGGAAGAAAAGAGCTTCAGGAAATGATTGATGATGGAAAAAATATCGATGTGAATTGCCATTTCTGCAATAAGAACTATGAATTTACAGTGGAAGATTTAAAAGATCTGTACGAAAAAGCGACCAGATAA
- a CDS encoding cold-shock protein, giving the protein MKGTVKWFNNQKGYGFISDEQGNDVFVHYSGLSMDGFKSLEEGAAVEFDVVDGAKGPQATNVIKL; this is encoded by the coding sequence GTGAAAGGTACAGTTAAGTGGTTTAATAACCAAAAAGGTTACGGATTCATTTCCGACGAACAGGGTAACGATGTTTTTGTTCACTACTCAGGTCTTAGCATGGATGGCTTCAAGTCTTTAGAAGAAGGCGCAGCTGTTGAGTTTGATGTAGTTGACGGAGCGAAAGGGCCACAGGCTACTAACGTTATCAAATTATAA
- a CDS encoding DUF5662 family protein, translated as MKMSNFWGHFCTITSHKIRVMKNCFRVGLFRQGLLHDLSKYSPQEFFAGVKYYQGNRSPNAAEREEKGYSEAWLHHKGRNKHHDEYWIDFSSDPSKGLVGHKMPLKYVIEMVMDRIAACKTYKGKNYTNGAAWDYYMLTKPYTVIHPETDQLLETILLMLKEEGEEKAFAYMRALLKKGTY; from the coding sequence ATGAAAATGAGTAATTTTTGGGGACATTTTTGTACCATAACTTCGCATAAAATAAGAGTCATGAAAAACTGCTTTCGCGTAGGACTTTTCAGGCAGGGACTTCTTCATGATTTATCCAAATACAGCCCGCAGGAATTCTTTGCAGGAGTAAAATATTATCAGGGAAACCGAAGTCCCAATGCGGCGGAACGAGAGGAAAAAGGATATTCCGAAGCATGGCTTCACCATAAGGGACGCAATAAACATCACGACGAATATTGGATTGATTTTTCCAGTGATCCCTCCAAAGGACTGGTAGGCCATAAGATGCCCCTAAAGTATGTAATAGAGATGGTGATGGACCGGATTGCCGCCTGCAAAACCTACAAGGGAAAGAACTATACAAACGGAGCAGCCTGGGATTATTATATGCTGACAAAACCTTACACCGTCATTCACCCTGAAACAGACCAGCTTCTTGAGACCATTCTTCTTATGCTAAAAGAGGAAGGAGAAGAAAAAGCCTTTGCTTATATGAGGGCACTGTTAAAAAAGGGAACTTATTAG
- a CDS encoding AraC family transcriptional regulator: MEFIISRTKRSFEFNMAASHWHPCYELFYLVSGHCRIIINHTLYYIEPGDLILIAPGEIHRTTHYSSPVNERITLSFDREYLEPFIKQCGNELADYVFRSSKVSIPAGRQAFAEELIKKMEYEAAGQDGYSRFMMHNYLYEFLVFLSRCQETKPEPVKLGVAEKAIEEAAEYIYNHYSSQITLEEVADRIHMSPAYFSRKFKAVTGFGYKEYLTNIRIREASELLLNTSKSITEIAVECGFGDGNYFGDAFKKIKGVAPRAYRNMQGMI; encoded by the coding sequence ATGGAATTTATTATTAGCAGGACAAAGCGTTCCTTTGAATTTAACATGGCAGCCAGTCACTGGCATCCATGTTATGAGCTGTTCTATCTGGTATCAGGACATTGTAGAATCATTATCAATCATACACTTTATTACATTGAGCCTGGGGATCTGATACTGATTGCTCCAGGCGAAATCCACCGGACGACCCATTACTCCAGTCCAGTCAATGAACGGATTACTTTAAGCTTTGACAGAGAATATTTGGAGCCCTTTATAAAACAATGTGGGAATGAATTGGCGGATTATGTGTTTCGAAGTTCCAAGGTTTCCATACCGGCAGGCAGACAAGCCTTTGCAGAAGAACTAATCAAGAAGATGGAATATGAGGCGGCAGGTCAGGATGGGTATTCCCGTTTTATGATGCATAATTACCTGTACGAATTCCTTGTTTTCTTATCAAGATGCCAGGAGACGAAACCGGAGCCAGTAAAGCTTGGAGTAGCAGAGAAAGCCATCGAAGAAGCGGCAGAATATATTTACAATCATTATTCCAGCCAGATCACACTGGAAGAGGTGGCAGACAGAATCCATATGAGCCCCGCTTATTTTTCCAGAAAATTCAAGGCAGTCACTGGATTTGGATATAAGGAATATCTGACAAATATCAGAATTCGGGAGGCTTCGGAGCTTCTTTTGAACACCTCCAAATCCATCACAGAGATTGCTGTGGAATGCGGATTTGGAGATGGAAATTACTTTGGAGATGCATTTAAGAAGATAAAAGGCGTTGCACCAAGAGCTTATAGAAACATGCAGGGGATGATATAA
- a CDS encoding ribonuclease H-like domain-containing protein: MITLHKTIEFQETYPLERIGRKEELLFFDIETTGFSGEYSTLYLIGCVYYEKGCWNLVQWFADTLEAEQELLHTFFEFLKGFSKVIHFNGDGFDLPYLLKRCRAYGLPYDFSHVDSFDIYRKIRPYRELLGLTSMKQKAIEAFLKIQREDLYSGGQLIEVYKDYLMTHESFLFDLLILHNEDDLKGMPLILPILSYPDFLEHKFHLENQELISQPDIFGREHQSLKLVCKNGFSVPTGFQRSNSVFSLEAEGELLSITVDLFEGELKYFYPDYKNYYYLIYEDKAIHKSVAEYVDKEARKKATAKTCYTRQTGLYLPQFSPLWSPCLQMEHKDKITYVPFHMNLFQDEQKSSLYISHVLDVLGR, encoded by the coding sequence ATGATTACCCTACATAAAACCATAGAATTTCAGGAGACTTATCCGCTTGAGAGAATCGGCAGGAAAGAGGAGCTTCTGTTCTTTGATATAGAAACAACCGGTTTTTCCGGAGAATACTCCACCCTATATTTGATTGGCTGCGTCTATTATGAGAAAGGCTGCTGGAATTTAGTTCAGTGGTTCGCTGATACTCTGGAAGCGGAGCAGGAGCTCCTTCACACCTTTTTTGAGTTTTTAAAAGGCTTTTCCAAAGTGATTCATTTTAATGGAGATGGCTTTGATCTGCCATATCTGTTAAAGCGCTGCCGAGCCTACGGACTGCCCTATGATTTTTCTCACGTAGACAGCTTTGATATTTATAGGAAGATACGCCCTTACCGGGAACTCCTTGGGCTGACAAGCATGAAGCAGAAAGCAATCGAAGCTTTTTTAAAGATTCAGCGAGAGGACCTATATTCCGGGGGACAGTTGATTGAGGTATACAAAGATTATTTAATGACCCATGAATCATTTTTATTTGATCTGCTGATTCTTCATAATGAGGATGATTTAAAGGGCATGCCCCTGATTCTTCCCATATTAAGCTATCCGGATTTTCTGGAACATAAATTTCATCTGGAGAATCAGGAGCTTATAAGCCAGCCGGATATCTTTGGACGGGAGCATCAGTCCCTTAAGCTGGTCTGTAAAAATGGGTTTTCTGTCCCAACAGGCTTTCAAAGATCCAATTCTGTATTTAGTCTGGAGGCAGAAGGAGAACTTCTAAGTATTACCGTGGACTTATTTGAAGGAGAACTAAAGTATTTTTACCCGGATTATAAAAATTACTATTATCTGATTTACGAGGATAAAGCCATACATAAAAGTGTTGCCGAGTACGTTGATAAAGAGGCCAGAAAAAAGGCAACTGCCAAAACCTGCTATACCCGCCAGACTGGTCTATATCTTCCTCAATTTTCTCCCTTATGGTCCCCATGTCTTCAGATGGAGCACAAAGATAAGATTACCTACGTTCCTTTCCACATGAATTTGTTTCAGGATGAACAAAAGTCAAGCCTTTATATCAGCCACGTATTAGATGTCCTTGGCCGGTAG
- the ruvA gene encoding Holliday junction branch migration protein RuvA: MISYVKGPLVELFEDTVVIECGNMGYEVHVPVSVLQKLPGIGKEVKLYTYFQVREDAMCLYGFLSRQDLQMFKQLISVNGIGPKGALGVLSALSPDDLRRAIVCGDAKAISKAPGVGAKTAQRIILDLKDKVDMADVLPVFAETINDSASLGEVAGEAIEALTALGYTASEAGRAVKKVELTESMTAEDVLKASLKHLAFL; this comes from the coding sequence TTGATATCTTATGTAAAAGGACCGCTTGTGGAGTTGTTTGAGGATACGGTAGTGATAGAATGCGGGAACATGGGCTACGAAGTACACGTTCCAGTATCCGTACTTCAAAAACTACCTGGAATCGGCAAAGAAGTTAAGCTTTATACATATTTTCAGGTAAGAGAGGATGCGATGTGCTTATACGGCTTTTTAAGCCGCCAGGATCTGCAGATGTTCAAACAGCTCATAAGCGTCAACGGAATTGGGCCCAAGGGAGCCTTAGGAGTACTCTCAGCACTGTCTCCTGATGATTTAAGAAGAGCCATTGTATGCGGAGATGCCAAGGCAATTTCCAAGGCACCAGGTGTGGGAGCAAAGACAGCTCAGAGAATTATCCTTGATTTAAAGGACAAGGTGGATATGGCAGATGTGCTACCGGTGTTTGCTGAAACCATCAATGATTCTGCATCTCTTGGCGAAGTGGCCGGGGAAGCCATAGAAGCCCTTACTGCTCTTGGCTATACGGCGTCGGAAGCGGGACGGGCTGTGAAAAAAGTGGAACTAACAGAATCCATGACAGCAGAAGATGTGCTTAAGGCATCCTTAAAACATTTGGCTTTTCTATAA
- the ruvB gene encoding Holliday junction branch migration DNA helicase RuvB: MERRIITTEITEEDKQIEPNLRPGSLNEYIGQEKIRNNLKVYIEAAKARGESLDHVLFYGPPGLGKTTLSGIIANEMGVNMKVTSGPAIEKPGEIAAILNNLQEGDVLFVDEIHRLNRQVEEVLYPAMEDFAIDIMLGKDSAARSIRLDLPRFTLVGATTRAGLLTAPLRDRFGVVQKLEFYTPQELKVIVCRSARVLNVEIEEEGAAEIAKRSRGTPRLANRLLKRVRDFAQVKYDGVITKEVADFALDILDVDKFGLDYNDRAILTTMIEKFSGGPVGLDTLAAALGEDAGTLEDVYEPYLLMNGFLNRTSRGRVATERAYEHLGISLEP, encoded by the coding sequence ATGGAACGAAGAATTATAACCACAGAGATAACGGAAGAAGACAAGCAGATCGAGCCGAACTTAAGGCCTGGGAGTCTGAATGAATATATTGGACAGGAAAAAATCCGAAACAATCTGAAAGTGTATATTGAGGCCGCCAAAGCCAGAGGGGAATCTTTGGATCACGTGTTATTCTACGGACCTCCTGGTCTTGGTAAGACCACTCTTTCCGGCATCATTGCCAATGAGATGGGGGTGAATATGAAGGTGACCTCAGGTCCGGCCATTGAAAAGCCAGGAGAGATTGCAGCTATTTTAAATAATCTCCAGGAAGGCGATGTGCTGTTCGTAGATGAGATTCACCGGCTGAACCGGCAGGTGGAAGAGGTTCTATACCCGGCTATGGAGGACTTTGCCATTGATATTATGCTGGGAAAAGATTCTGCAGCAAGATCCATAAGACTGGATCTGCCAAGATTTACTCTGGTAGGAGCAACCACAAGAGCGGGACTTTTAACAGCACCGCTGCGGGACCGTTTCGGTGTGGTTCAAAAGCTGGAGTTTTATACCCCTCAGGAGTTAAAGGTCATAGTCTGCCGTTCTGCCAGAGTTCTTAATGTTGAAATTGAGGAAGAGGGAGCAGCAGAGATCGCCAAACGTTCCAGAGGGACTCCCAGACTTGCAAACCGCCTTTTAAAGAGAGTCCGTGATTTTGCCCAGGTGAAATATGATGGTGTGATTACCAAAGAGGTGGCTGATTTTGCCCTCGATATCCTGGATGTGGATAAGTTTGGACTGGATTACAATGACCGCGCCATCTTAACCACAATGATTGAGAAGTTTTCAGGAGGCCCGGTGGGCCTTGATACACTTGCAGCGGCTTTAGGGGAAGATGCAGGCACGCTGGAAGATGTATACGAACCCTACCTTTTAATGAATGGGTTTTTAAACCGTACCTCAAGGGGACGGGTGGCAACGGAACGGGCTTATGAGCATCTTGGAATCTCTCTGGAACCATGA
- a CDS encoding cell division protein ZapA, with product MDSKHNTEVLIDGKIYTLAGSEEEGYIQRLASYINEMILTLKRQEGFTKQSAEYQNVMIELNMADDYFKAREQIARLEQQKAEMEKETYSLKHELVATQMKLEAAKHELSEAKKE from the coding sequence ATGGATTCCAAACACAATACAGAAGTTTTAATAGATGGCAAAATTTATACATTAGCCGGAAGTGAAGAAGAGGGATACATTCAGCGCCTGGCAAGTTATATCAATGAGATGATCCTGACCCTAAAACGCCAGGAGGGATTTACAAAGCAAAGTGCAGAGTACCAGAATGTCATGATAGAGCTTAATATGGCGGATGATTATTTTAAAGCCAGAGAGCAGATTGCCAGATTGGAACAGCAAAAGGCAGAGATGGAGAAGGAGACCTACAGCTTAAAGCATGAGCTGGTGGCGACTCAGATGAAGCTTGAAGCAGCAAAGCACGAACTTTCAGAGGCAAAGAAGGAATAA